aactcaccaatatttttgttgacgttttaagcatgtctattctcaggtgattattaagagcttccgctgtcgcatacttaaataaggacgagatttggagtccatgcttgtatgatattgtgtaaaaaaactgcattcaagaaacttattttgttgtaacatatttgtattgtaaaccattatgtaatggtcgtgtgtaaacaggatattttagattatcattatttgataatctacgtaatgctttttaaacctttattgatgaaataaaggttatggtttgttttaaaatgaatgcggtctttgaaaaacgtctcatatagaggtcaaaacctcgcaacgaaatcaattaatatggaacgtttttaatcaataagaacgggacatttcagttggtatccgagcgttggtcttagagaaccagaattttgcattagtgtgtcttatcgagtttgttaggatgcattagtgagtctggacttcgaccgtgtttacttgaaaaatgattgcttaacaaattttgttggaaactatatatttttaacatgtgaatattatgtgatatattaatctcttaacgcgtttgatattatgtgatagatgtctacctctagaacaagtcccattgactcacctaataataatgaagagtcaaatgtaaattggaatgattcatggactgattcacaagttcccgaagaggaaccggaagaagagtcggaaccggaagaagaatcggaaccggaagaagaatcggaaccggatgaagaagtagaaccggtgggggaaataataaaacggttaagtaaaagaaaatcctcaaccaaccgaccaaggttaattatggtcaatggtgtttccgccaaggaagcaaaatattgggaggattaccaattctccgatgaatcggattccgacgagaattccgatgatgttatagaaattaccccaactaaatttaaaaaggcaaaagaaaataataagggaaagggcataaaaatagagaaatctaattccaaccccgatgaactttatatgtatcgtcaacccccgaagtccttaagttgtaacaatgacccgggaacctctaaaccaccaggtttttctaaaccaatgtggatcacgacggctcgtattaggggaacatcatatatccctagaaacttggcaaaacgaaccaaaaccaaagaagaagaaacaagcgagtcggaataagatagttgtattcgtgtggtgtaatatatgtaatatagtgtgcttatgctttatgatatatgtaaaaattgcttgtattaataagtattttttttatgaatctaactcttttctattttacagtataaaaacacaaaatggatagacaacccaatattttaagagacctacccggagacatgattgatgaaatcttgtctagagtcggtcagaattcttcggcacaactatttaaggcgagatcagtttgtaagacattcgaagaacgttccaagaatgccttggtttataaaaggctttcgttcggaagatgggggatatcacattgggaaatccataagttacgatgtgtttactttgacgcatatattgcggggaacccaaatgctattttacgcaatgggttaagaaattattttgactcaatatatccgaatattggacttcgtgatttagaaaaagcggctaacatgcaacataaagaagcatgttatgcttgcggattagtaatgttcgcttctcaccaaagtgagaacaagaacatcgggctacaactattaaacaaaacgttcccacaagtgacggagtcggtaattgggttaagaaatgaggtttttagattgttacgggactgttggacattacgtaaccctcgtccctttgacgacgttacaacacgctgtcttatcaacggccataacggttatgttccacaagaccaaggatgggaagtagtcctagtaaaaccagaatgcatgacttgtttctggacgtatgaattacgtgtctttattgcctttgctgaacgacttgtgtactagctagaattatcttcacaaccatcttgtatcaaatttattgtgtgctatatttcatgctatatgtaaaataagcggtattgtaagtttgtaaaatgttgtgtgaaagtttgaacgcgaaatattattataattagtttttcatatagaattgtagtagttgaattgtatattagctactaagtatgaacttaacgggtaggtactacccgaatttaaacttataaaacgctaatatgaagaaaaagcttttataaatgagttcatattatgctacgaaatactattaactactcttaatattctgtatgattaacttgttccatttgactattttgaaggaaatggcaccgactactcgacacaccgtgaatatgaaggaagaggaattccgtacttttctagcttcaaacatagccgcagtacaggctgcgctacataccaacaataaccttggatctagcagtacaggaaatcgtgtaggatgcacctacaaagaattcactgcctgcaaacctttggaatttgatggaaccgaaggaccgatcggattgaaacggtggaccgagaaggtcgaatcggtgtttgccataagtaagtgtactgaagaggacaaagtgaagtacgctacgcataccttcacaggttttgtgttaacatggtggaatacctatctagagcaagtgggacaagacgatgcgtacgcactaccttggtcagcattcaagcacttgatgaacgagaagtaccgtcccagaatcgaggtcaataagctcaagacagaacttagagggttacgaaaccaaggatttgatattaccacgtacgaaagacgattcacagaattgtgcctattgtgtccgggagcattcgaagatgaggaagagaagatcgacgcatttgtgaaaggattaccggaaagaatccaagaagatataagttcacacgagcccgcctctatacaacaggcatgtagaatggctcacaaactagtgaactagattgaagaaagaattaaagaacagactgctgaagaggccaatgtgaagcaagtcaaaagaaagtgggaggaaaacggtgataagaatcaccaatacaacaacagcaattacaacaataatcgcaacaattatcccaacaatcgcaacatcaatcacaacaacaacaaacggcccaacaacaacaacaacaacaacaacaacaacaacaacaacaacaacaacaacaacaacaacaacaacagcagcaactacaacaatcatcccaacaacaataataaccgcaacaacaacaacaatcagaagcagctatgccaaaggtgtgaaaagtatcactcggggttctgcaccaaattttgcaacaagtgtaaaagaaatggtcatagcgcggtgaagtgtgaggtctaaggaccaggggttaatagaacgaaaggaacaaatggtgtcggaacgagtaatggcggagcaagtagtgtcggagcaagttatgccaatgtagtttgttataaatgtggaaaaccgggccacattattagaaattgcccgaaccaggagaacacgaatggacaaggccgcggaagagttttcaatattaatgcggcagaggcacaggaagacccggagcttgttacgggtacgtttcttattgacaataaatctgcttacgttttatttgattcgggtgcggatagaagctatatgagtagagatttttgtgctaaattaagttgtccattgacacctttggatagtaaatttttactcgaattagcaaatggtaaattaatttcagcagataatatatgtcggaatcgagaaattaaactggttagcgaaacatttaagattgatttgataccagtagagttagggagttttgatgtgataatcggtatggactggttgaaagaagtgaaagcagagatcgtttgttacaaaaatgcaattcgtattatacgagaaaaaggaaaacccttaatggtgtacggagaaaagggcaacacgaagctacatcttattagtaatttgaaggcacaaaaactaataagaaaaggttgctatgctgttctagcacacgtcgggaaagtacaaactgaagaaaagagcatcaatgatgttcccattgcaaaagaatttcccgatgtatttccgaaagaattaccgggattacccccacatcgatccgttgaatttcaaatagatcttgtaccagcagctgcaccaatagctcgtgctccttacagactcgcacccagcgagatgaaagaactgcaaagccaattacaagaacttttagagcgtggtttcattcgaccaagcacatcaccgtagggagctcctgttttgtttgtcaagaagaaagatggtacatttaggttgtgtatcgactaccgagagttgaacaaacttaccatcaagaaccgctacccactaccaagaatcgacgacttatttgatcaactataaggctcgtctgtttattcaaagattgacttacgttccgggtatcaacaaatgcaggtgaaagaagatgatattccaaagactgctttcagaacacgttacggtcattacgagtttatggtcatgccgtttggtttaactaatacaccagctgtgttcatggaccttatgaaccgagtgtgtggaccataccttgacaagtttgtcattgttttcattgatgacatacttatttactcaaagaatgaccaagaacacgatgaacatttgagaaaggtgttagaagtattgaggaaggaaaaattgtacgctaagttttcaaagtgtgcattttggttggaagaagttcaattcctcggtcacatagtgaacaaagaaggtattaaggtggatccggcaaagatagaaactgttgaaaagtgggaaaccccgaaaactccgaaacacatacgccagtttttaggactagctggttactacagaaggttcatccaagacttttccagaatagcaaaacccttgactgcattaacgcataaagggaagaaatttgaatggaaggatgaacaagagaaagcgtttcagttattgaagaaaaagctaactacggcacctatattgtcattgcctgaagggaatgatgattttgtgatttattgtgacgcatcaaagcaaggtctcggttgtgtattaatgcaacgaacgaaggtgattgcttatgcctctagacaattgaagattcacgagcaaaattatacgacgcatgatttggaattaggcgcggttgtttttgcattaaagacttggaggcactacttatatggggtcaaaagtattatatataccgaccacaaaagtcttcaacacatatttaatcagaaacaacagaatatgaggcagcgtaggtggattgaattgttgaatgattacgactttgagattcgttaccacccggggaaggcaaatgttgtagccgatgccttgagcaggaaggacagagaacccattcgagtaaaatctatgaatataatgattcataataaccttactactcaaataaaggaggcgcaacaaggagttttaaaagagggaaatttaaaggatgaaatacccaaaggatcggagaagcatcttaatattcgggaagacggaacccggtatagggctgaaaggatttgggtaccaaaatttggagatatgagagaaatggtacttagagaagctcataaaaccagatactcaatacatcctggaacggggaagatgtacaaggatctcaagaaacatttttggtggccgggtatgaaagccgatgttgctaaatacgtaggagaatgtttgacgtgttctaagatcaaagctgagcatcagaaaccatcaggtctacttcaacaacccgaaatcccagaatggaaatgggaaaacattaccatggatttcatcactaaattgccaaggactgcaagtggttttgatactatttgggtaatagttgatcgtctcaccaaatcagcacacttcctgccaataagagaagatgacaagatggagaagttagcacgactgtatttgaaggaagtcgtctccagacatggaataccaatctctattatctctgatagggatggcagatttatttcaagattctggcagacattacagcaagcattaggaactcgtctagacatgagtactgcctatcatccacaaactgatgggcagagcgaaaggacgatacaaacgcttgaagacatgctacgagcatgtgttattgatttcggaaacagttgggatcgacatctaccgttagcagaattttcctacaacaacagttaccattcaagcattgagatggcgccgtttgaagcactttatggtagaaagtgcaggtctccgatttgttggagtgaagtgggggatagacaggttacgggtccggagattatacaagaaactaccgagaagatcatccaaattcaacaacggttgaaaaccgcccaaagtcgacaaaagagctacgctgacattaaaagaaaagatatagaatttgaaattggagagatggtcatgcttaaagttgcaccttggaaaggcgttgttcgatttggtaaacgagggaaattaaatccaaggtatattggatcattcaagattattgatcgtgtcggaccagtagcttaccgactagagttacctcaacaactcgcggctgtacataacactttccacatctcgaatttgaagaaatgttttgctaaagaagatctcactattccgttagatgaaatccaaatcaacgaaaaatttcaattcatcgaagaacccgttgaaataatggatcgtgaggttaaaagacttaagcaaaacaagataccaattgttaaggttcgatggaatgctcgtagaggaccgagttcacctgggagcgtgaagatcagatgaagaagaaatacccgcatctatttccagaagattcgtcaacaccttcaacagcttaaaatttcgggacgaaatttatttaacgggtaggtactgtagtgacccgaacttttccatgtttatatatattaattgagattgatatttacatgattaaatgtttctaacatgttaagcaattaaacttgttaagacttgattaattgaaatatgtttcatatagacaattgaccacccaagttgaccggtgattcacgaacgttaaaacttgtaaaaactatatgatgacatatatatggatatatatatagttaacatgatactatgataagtaaacatatcattaagtatattaacaatgaactacatatgtaaaaacaagactactaacttaatgatttttaaacgagacatatatgtaacgattatcgttgtaaagacatttaatgtatatatatcatattaatagatattcatacatgataatatcatgataatataataatttaaaatctcatttgatattataaacattgagttaacaacatttaacaagatcgttaacctaaaggtttcaaaacaacacttacatgtaacgactaacgatgacttaacgactcagttaaaatgtatatacatgtagtgttttaatatgtattcatacacttttgaaagacttcaagacacttatcaaaatacttctacttaacaaaaatgcttacaattacatcctcgttcagtttcatcaacaattctactcgtatgcacccgtattcgtactcgtacaatacacagcttttagatgtatgtactattggtatatacactccaatgatcagctcttagcagcccatgtgagtcacctaacacatgtgggaaccatcatttggcaactagcatgaaatatctcataaaattacaaaaatatgagtaatcattcatgacttatttacatgaaaacaaaattacatatcctttatatctaatccatacaccaacgaccaaaaacacctacaaacactttcattcttcaattttcttcatctaattgatctctctcaagttctattttcaagttctaagtgttcttcataaattccaaaagttctagtttcataaaatcaagaatactttcaagtttgctagctcacttccaatcttgtaaggtgatcatccaacctcaagaaatctttgtttcttacagtaggttatcattctaatacaaggtaataatcatattcaaactttggttcaatttctataactataacaatcttatttcaagtgatgatcttacttgaacttgttttcgtgtcatgattctgcttcaagaacttcgagccatccaaggatccattgaagctagatccatttttctcttttccagtaggtttatccaaggaacttaaggtagtaatgatgttcataacatcatttgattcatacatataaagctatcttattcgaaggtttaaacttgtaatcactagaacatagtttagttaattctaaacttgttcgcaaataaaagtaaatccttctaacttgaattttaaaatcaaataaacacatgttctatatctatatgatatgctaacttaatgatttaaaacctggaaacacgaaaaacaccgtaaaaccggatttacgccgtcgtagtaacaccgcgggctgttttgggttagttaattaaaaactatgataaactttgatttaaaagttgttattctgagaaaatgatttttattatgaacatgaaactatatccaaaaattatggttaaactcaaagtggaagtatgttttctaaaatggtcatctagacgtcgttctttcgactgaaatgactacctttacaaaaacgacttgtaacttatttttccgactataaacctatactttttctgtttagattcataaaatagagttcaatatgaaaccatagcaatttgattcactcaaaacggatttaaaatgaagaagttatgggtaaaacaagattggataatttttctcattttagctacgtgaaaattggtaacaaatctattccaaccataacttaatcaacttgtattgtatattatgtaatcttgagataccatagacacgtatacaatatttcgacctatcatgtcgacacatctatatatatttcggaacaaccatagacactctatatgtgaatgttggagttagctatacagggttgaggttgattccaaaatatatatagtttgagttgtgatcaatactgagatacgtatacactgggtcgtggattgattcaagataatatttatcgatttatttctgtacatctaactgtggacaactagttgtaggttactaacgaggacagctgacttaataaacttaaaacatcaaaatatattaaaagtgttgtaaatatattttgaacatactttgatatatatgtatatattgttataggttcgtgaatcaaccagtggccaagtcttacttcccggcgaagtaaaaatctgtgaaagtgagttatagtcccacttttaaaatctaatatttttgggatgagaatacatgcaggttttataaatgatttacaaaatagacacaagtacgtgaaactacattctatggttgaattatcgaaatcgaatatgcccctttttattaagtctggtaatctaagaattagggaacagacaccctaattgacgcgaatcctaaagatagatctattgggcctaacaaaccccatccaaagtaccggatgctttagtacttcgaaatttatatcatatccgaagggtgtcccggaatgatggggatattcttatatatgcatcttgttaatgtcggttaccaggtgttcaccatatgaatgatttttatctctatgtatggaatgtgtattgaaatatgaaatcttgtggtctattattatgatttgatatatataggttaaacctataactcaccaacatttttgttgacgttttaagcatgtctattctcaggtgattattaagagcttccgctgtcgcatacttaaataaggacgagatttggagtccatgcttgtatgatattgtgtaaaaaaactgcattcaagaaacttattttgttgtaacatatttgtattgtaaaccattatgtaatggtcgtgtgtaaacaggatattttagattatcattatttgataatctacgtaatgctttttaaacctttattgatgaaataaaggttatggtttgttttaaaatgaatgcggtctttgaaaaacgtctcatatagaggtcaaaacctcgcaacaaaatcaattaatatggaacgtttttaatcaataagaacgggacatttcactataagctgtacttgatgcttgtagtgatatccacctagatattgccattcacttagcattatgctaattcccccacagtatTTTGCCCTCcaggtgtgtattagcagcttttggtaGGTTTTACCAGGCAGCTGCAGATGTTTGACACCGTGTCACTCTGATGTGTTTTGTAATAAATTATGTGGTTAAATGGCTTATAGTAATAACGTAACACTCGTATTTTGTGTAATCATAtgtttatgtaaataatatttaataTGTAATTAATTAGTTTTCCGCTGTGAGTATATTTAAAAAAATGTGTATGTAAAAAGCACGGTGTTACAGTAGTCGATGAAGGTTTGTTCCATCCATAGCACCTGCGCACATGCTCTTCCCATGGCAACATATTCTGCTTCGGTAGTAGATAGTGCAACGGATGTTTGTTTCTTGGAGAACCATGATGTTAAGCACAGCCCAGCAAATGCACATACTCCACTTGTGCTCTTTCGATAAATCAATGACCCTCTATTATCAAAATCAGCAAAAAACATAATGTCAACATCGGTGAACTTTGGGTACCATAGTCCAAGATGCATGGTACCTTTCAAGTATCTAAATATTCTTTTGACCAATTCAACTTGAGACATCTTGGGATTCTCTTGAAATCTTGCACACAAGTACACGCTACACATAATATCGGGTAGGCTTGCCATTAGTATAGAAGAGAACCTATTATTCCTCTACACTTGGTGCTATTGAACGAATCTCCTTCTCCTTCAAGAGTAATCTTAACATTGGCGGCCATAAGGGTGGCCATTGGCTTCGAGTTTTCCATTCCAAACGTTTTAAGCATATCATGAATatacttttgttgattgatgaacgtTCCATCTTCTAGTTTCTTAATTCGGAGTCtgagaaagaacttgagttcacccatcatgctcatctcaaactcatcatgcattaacttagaaaactctttcctaagagactcgttagtagaaccaaatacaatattatcaacatatatttgaacaatAACTAAATCATTTTCATGCTTCTTAACGAATAATGTATTATCAACTTTTCCCATTTCATATCCATGATTAATAAGTAAGGTTCTAAGTCTctcataccaagctctaggagcttgttgTGTCCATATAGGGCTTTCTTAATTTTAAACACATGATATGGTTTTTAATCCTCAAATTCTAGAGGTTGTGACACATatacttcttcatttatgacaccatttagaaaagaacttttgacatccatttgatataaTTTTAAGTTTTTAGAACACGCATATGCAAAAAGTATTCTAATGGATTCTAGTCTAGCTACGGGAGCAAAGGTTTCATCATAATCGATTCCTTCTTGTTCGTTATACCTTTGAGCaaccaacctagctttgtttctaacaaccttcccatcttcatctaaattattCCTATATGCCCATTTGGTTTCTATGATATTTTGCTCACTCGGTAAGGGAACCAAATCCCAAACGTCACTCCTTTGGAATTTATTTAATTCCTCATGCATGGCTTCCACCCAAATCTCATCAAATAGAGCTTCTTTGACATTTTGGGATTCTATTTGGGAGATGAATGCATAGTTTGTAACTAGATCAAAGATTTGTGATCGTGTGGTTCTAGTGTTGATGTCTCATATGACTTGTTCTATTGGATGACCCGTAATATGTTTAAGGTCGGTTGTGGGTTTTAGATTATCTTTGCTAGGATCGTTTTCTAAGTTTTTTTCTTTCTCATTGGTTTCCTCTACTTCTTTGGACTCATTTTGGGTTGGCTAATCACAATGGCTTCTTGTTCAACCACATCATCATCTACTAATGGTTTGGACTTAGGTGGAAAAGTTTCATCGAAAGTGACATCTAACGACTCTTCTATGACATTAGTGTACTTATTTACAACTCTATAGGCTTTACTCTCCAACTAATATCCTAGGAATACTCTTTCATAGGCTTTAGGTTCAAATTTCGTAGGTATTACTTTTTGTTTAAGATGAAACACTTACATCCAAATACCATAAGGTGACTTACGGTGGGTATCCTACCATTTAGAATTTCATAGGGTGTTTTATCCATTGAAGGCCTAATTAGAACTTTATTTTGAATATAAGTGGAGGTTGCTACGACTTCACACCAAAATTTTTTAGGGATTGATTG
The window above is part of the Rutidosis leptorrhynchoides isolate AG116_Rl617_1_P2 chromosome 1, CSIRO_AGI_Rlap_v1, whole genome shotgun sequence genome. Proteins encoded here:
- the LOC139900555 gene encoding uncharacterized mitochondrial protein AtMg00810-like; this encodes MASLPDIMCSVYLCARFQENPKMSQVELVKRIFRYLKGTMHLGLWYPKFTDVDIMFFADFDNRGSLIYRKSTSGVCAFAGLCLTSWFSKKQTSVALSTTEAEYVAMGRACAQRKTN